The genomic segment ACCCAGCAGAAACCCTGAAATACAGATGAAACCACTACTCTATTAGACAAACATATCAGcaggcagaaaaacaaaaagctacTTATTTTCCCAACTTACATCACTGCGCACATCTGGCGAAGGCTCCTGAGGGTTGAGGCATGCATGGGCCACCTTGATAACGTGTTCCAGCTTTCGGGGTTGCTCCTCAACCTTGGCAGCGAGGAAGAGAGCGGCAGGAGAAATGACCTGGTGAGAgtaaacagaaaataattaagATTTAAAACCTGGTAGTTACATCTTGGACTTTGTTGAAAATAACCATgcaagcaaaaataaataaataaaacttacaTTTCTGTGAAATCTTGTGAATGACTGGACCATATAGAATCGATGCATGTACACAATCGCTGTGTTAATTGTAAGTTGGGACCTGATACGTGGTAGTTAAGGGAAAACATTGCAAACAGGAGGACTTACAAATTAAAACATCTACATTGGCTATATACCGTAAACTAGGgtcaacatttatttaacttaaagATCACCTCCAGACATATATTTAAACCATAAGaaaacctgtgtttattgtgCATGCTTCTTATACACATGGCTATTTAGTGGGACTGTAAACAACTCGCAgacatctgaaatatgagaaagagacacaaaatacacactgcaGGTCTGTAGCATGAAGTCACTCCTTGCATGTATATTTCTCAAGATTTTGTGCTGAAATATAGTCAAGTaaattaatttagaaaataaGGGATGCATACTTTTTCAATTACACCCCAAAACTATGAAACACACTACCAACAGATATCAAGGAAGCCAGTTCACtaaacatttttaagaaaaagctTAAAACTTactctttactttcacttttacataAGTCACGACTGCACTTCTTTTGATATTTGTATTATACTTTGTTATATATGGGGTTTAATCTATTTTTAGCTGCTTTAACTAAGGACTAATtagtgttgttgtttgttgtttttcttcatataGTCCATCTTTCTCACCTACCCTACCCTCCATTCAACACATATCTGAGCACACTTTTGTAGAATATATATCCTGTTTACAGATTACAGAAACCTGTAGTCAATCCTTGTGTATATTTCTTAAGATTATATGTTGATATTTACATGAATTTACAGCCACTAAGCTAAAGTCACTCCCCTAATAGGTGTAAACACACTTAGCCAATAAAGCCTATCTGACtcagaacaacaaaaaagttaaaaacacacacaaaaggcaaACTGACCCCAAAGAACAAAACGTACAGCGTGTTTTTAAGATAACACCATGCtcgtcttcttccttccctgcAGTAACAACATCACATTTGCCGGCGATTGCTAATGCTAACGTCCTGGAAAAGGCCCGCCGACCACACAAGGGCCTTCACGGCTCCGGCTCAGACAACTACGCCGCTTTCAGTTAGCCATACCCTGCTACCTTAAACACGGTTGAAACCAACCAAACCAGCCTTGGGAAGGAGAGCCCGAAACACATAAACAAGCGAAACTCCCGCTAAAAGAGAGTACACACAATAACGCGAGCTAAACTTCGCcgatgctaacatgctaacccGTCTGATGCTAAGCTAGCCTGAGACATTAGAAAGGATACACGTTGAGCCGCTGTCCCATGTCCTGGAGGAGGTTGGCCGCCTGTTGCCGGTAGGACAGCTCCTTGTCGGGATCAAGTCCAGCTCGCCGGGATGGGCTGTTGTCGATCTGTTGCCGGGTGTAGTACCATTTGTTGTTACAGCTTGCGGGGAGAGAACGAAACGAAGCCGCCATCACTGAGAAGGAGGAGAGTTTAAAAGCGCTGCGCGTCACAGGAACATACGTCACACCgcgggagggaaggaggagggggggcgtCGGGAACGTCGGGAACGTAGGCAGCGCGGTTACCCATAGTGACCGGCAGATGTCAGAATTATGAGAGGA from the Scomber japonicus isolate fScoJap1 chromosome 4, fScoJap1.pri, whole genome shotgun sequence genome contains:
- the LOC128357670 gene encoding cyclin-T1-like; the protein is MAASFRSLPASCNNKWYYTRQQIDNSPSRRAGLDPDKELSYRQQAANLLQDMGQRLNVSQLTINTAIVYMHRFYMVQSFTRFHRNVISPAALFLAAKVEEQPRKLEHVIKVAHACLNPQEPSPDVRSDLLKSPLTIHILMLSSAPSLSEVSIKRQV